One Gemmatimonadetes bacterium T265 genomic region harbors:
- a CDS encoding bleomycin resistance protein encodes MPPVATPPAAALAIPTLPSRSLASTLAFYRRLGFDGAVHPASDDGYAILTRGDVELHFFAHPALRPAESHAGCYIRVGDADAWFTAASDAGLPRAGIPRLDPIGDAPWGMREFAVVDEDGNLLRIGQAVSPPRG; translated from the coding sequence ATGCCGCCCGTCGCCACGCCGCCCGCCGCCGCCCTCGCGATCCCGACGCTGCCCAGCCGCTCGCTCGCGTCCACGCTCGCCTTCTACCGCCGGCTCGGCTTCGACGGCGCGGTGCACCCGGCCAGTGACGACGGGTACGCGATCCTCACGCGCGGCGACGTCGAGCTGCACTTCTTCGCGCACCCCGCCCTGCGGCCCGCCGAGTCGCACGCCGGCTGCTACATAAGAGTGGGCGACGCGGACGCGTGGTTCACCGCGGCCTCCGACGCCGGGCTCCCGCGGGCCGGGATCCCGCGGCTGGACCCGATCGGCGACGCGCCGTGGGGCATGCGCGAGTTCGCCGTCGTCGACGAGGACGGCAACCTGCTGCGCATCGGCCAGGCGGTCAGCCCCCCGCGGGGCTGA
- a CDS encoding cobyric acid synthase CobQ, with the protein MHRIAVVNFKGGVGKTTTAVNLAAGLARSGRRVLLVDLDGQANASLGLGIARDDLTPSIAAVVLEGRPMSDVLRSTDVDSLSLVTADPALYGADATLASKMGRETRLAKALRGVEDRFDVAVFDCSPALSVITANALLACDTAVVPVVPEYYAVEGLATLEATLDELREAVERPIPVLGVVLSRVTTGERATAELAAAIRAHYGPVVFDTPVRKNIRLAEAPSHGRDIIGYAPDSPGAKDFRALTAEVLARVERFAAGQGVPRATAAA; encoded by the coding sequence GTGCACCGGATCGCCGTCGTGAACTTCAAGGGCGGGGTAGGGAAGACCACCACCGCCGTCAACCTCGCCGCTGGCCTGGCCCGCTCGGGCCGACGCGTGCTGCTGGTCGACCTCGACGGCCAGGCCAACGCCAGCCTGGGCCTCGGCATCGCGCGCGACGACCTGACCCCGTCCATCGCCGCAGTCGTGTTGGAAGGTCGGCCCATGAGCGACGTCCTCCGGTCGACTGACGTCGACAGTCTCTCGCTCGTGACGGCCGACCCGGCGCTCTACGGCGCGGACGCGACGCTCGCGTCGAAGATGGGCCGCGAAACCCGCCTCGCGAAGGCGCTCCGGGGCGTTGAAGACCGCTTCGACGTCGCCGTCTTCGACTGCTCGCCGGCGCTGTCCGTGATCACCGCCAACGCGCTCCTGGCGTGCGACACGGCCGTCGTACCCGTCGTGCCCGAGTACTACGCGGTCGAGGGCCTCGCCACCCTCGAGGCGACGCTCGACGAGCTGCGCGAGGCAGTAGAGCGCCCGATCCCGGTGCTCGGCGTCGTCCTGAGCCGCGTGACGACCGGCGAGCGTGCGACGGCGGAGCTGGCCGCGGCGATTCGCGCCCATTACGGGCCCGTGGTGTTCGACACACCGGTGCGCAAGAACATCCGGCTCGCCGAGGCGCCGAGCCACGGCCGGGACATCATCGGCTACGCGCCGGACTCGCCGGGCGCGAAGGACTTCCGCGCCCTCACGGCCGAGGTGCTCGCGCGCGTCGAGCGGTTCGCGGCGGGGCAGGGCGTGCCGCGCGCGACGGCCGCGGCCTGA
- a CDS encoding transposase, giving the protein MSDKYAVIAAERGTYPVRWMCALLGVSVAGFYGAQRRPPGTRAAADERVRVEVRAAHAKSHRRYGAPRVHRELRAAGVRVAKKRVARLMREDGLVARRAQRRVRTTDSAHAHPVAPNVVARDFAVADQPGLDRVWVADFTYIPTREGWLFLAVVLDLASRRVVGWAVRETMETELVLAALHAALADRRPAPGLVCHSDRGSQYASAAYQVLLAASGAVPSMSAKGDCYDNAVAEAFFATLEHELLADVTFVSRAAARPAIFDFLFWYNGERRHSSLDYVSPVAYEQHLTARPARAA; this is encoded by the coding sequence GTGAGCGACAAGTACGCCGTGATCGCGGCCGAGCGCGGGACGTACCCCGTGCGATGGATGTGCGCGCTGTTGGGCGTGAGCGTGGCCGGCTTCTACGGCGCACAGCGCCGGCCGCCGGGCACGCGCGCCGCCGCGGACGAGCGGGTGCGGGTGGAGGTGCGCGCCGCACACGCGAAGAGTCACCGGCGCTACGGGGCGCCGCGAGTGCATCGCGAGCTGCGCGCGGCCGGCGTACGCGTCGCCAAGAAGCGCGTCGCGCGGCTCATGCGCGAGGACGGCCTCGTGGCGCGCCGCGCGCAGCGCCGCGTACGCACGACCGACTCGGCGCATGCGCACCCGGTCGCGCCGAACGTGGTGGCGCGCGACTTCGCGGTCGCGGACCAGCCCGGGCTCGACCGCGTTTGGGTCGCCGATTTCACGTACATCCCCACGCGCGAGGGCTGGCTGTTCCTGGCGGTCGTGCTCGACCTGGCGAGCCGCCGCGTGGTGGGGTGGGCGGTGCGCGAGACGATGGAGACCGAGCTCGTGCTCGCGGCCCTGCATGCGGCGCTCGCCGACCGGCGCCCCGCGCCCGGGCTCGTGTGTCACTCGGATCGTGGGTCGCAATACGCGAGCGCGGCCTACCAGGTGCTGCTCGCTGCGTCTGGCGCGGTGCCGAGCATGAGCGCAAAAGGCGATTGCTACGATAATGCTGTTGCCGAGGCCTTCTTCGCGACGCTCGAACACGAGCTACTGGCTGATGTCACCTTCGTGTCGCGCGCGGCGGCGCGGCCCGCGATCTTCGACTTCCTCTTCTGGTACAACGGCGAGCGGCGCCACTCGAGCCTCGACTACGTGAGTCCCGTCGCCTATGAGCAGCACCTGACCGCGCGCCCCGCGCGAGCAGCCTAA